In the Schistocerca gregaria isolate iqSchGreg1 chromosome 6, iqSchGreg1.2, whole genome shotgun sequence genome, one interval contains:
- the LOC126278254 gene encoding protein HEXIM1 produces the protein MSGGVAVAESIAEACLKIEPSDVARRIENLPDMQSTDAQVDGGPKEEDTANTNGEGTAFRKRKKTRRGKPKRRRLKPYSRLWQDDKQRSTNNRRSKVYAYGQPEAPFNTTQFLMADHDLQGLDDHLRNVPVVQRPPRARDSSFSVDSEDDYFYSSPEDEGEFLSKEFTNTYEDLHAERISAMSKNQLIQECLMLEEKVEMLETRVKSLEGNRVTNQVSADSVSEERVADAAELERLQLENEQLRRENDHLRRENDHLRSYMKRNSSTVSSVDSESDSSSSSCSTGSDSSESEHEMEDCEETDAVRFENEEIDATGRENPENVQFDKSTADVPISPAHEGTADMREEIDSEEHKNSDQIQRNGSSLTEVFAAEPEPETAVPQGSSSVRLESSEMDSEESK, from the coding sequence ATGTCTGGAGGCGTTGCAGTTGCAGAATCTATTGCAGAAGCTTGTTTGAAAATTGAACCGAGTGACGTTGCGCGTCGTATTGAAAACCTCCCCGATATGCAGTCGACAGACGCGCAAGTGGATGGCGGGCCAAAGGAAGAAGACACCGCTAATACAAATGGTGAAGGTACTGCATTCAGAAAGCGAAAGAAGACTCGAAGAGGAAAGCCGAAGAGACGCAGGTTGAAACCGTATTCACGTCTTTGGCAAGATGATAAACAGCGTTCGACAAATAACAGACGATCTAAAGTATATGCGTATGGACAGCCAGAAGCGCCGTTTAACACGACACAGTTTTTGATGGCGGATCACGATCTTCAGGGATTGGATGACCATCTTCGAAATGTCCCGGTTGTACAACGACCACCAAGAGCGCGAGATTCGAGTTTTAGCGTGGATTCGGAGGATGATTATTTTTATTCCTCGCCGGAAGACGAAGGCGAATTTCTTAGTAAAGAATTCACAAATACTTATGAAGATCTCCACGCAGAAAGGATAAGTGCTATGTCGAAAAATCAACTGATTCAAGAATGTCTGATGCTGGAGGAGAAGGTTGAAATGTTGGAGACAAGAGTGAAATCTCTTGAAGGCAACCGGGTTACGAATCAGGTGAGCGCCGACAGTGTATCGGAAGAACGAGTGGCGGATGCAGCGGAACTTGAAAGGTTACAACTCGAGAACGAACAGTTGCGGAGAGAGAACGATCATCTTAGAAGGGAGAACGATCATCTTCGTTCTTATATGAAAAGAAATTCTTCGACTGTTTCGTCTGTGGATTCAGAAAGTGATAGTTCATCGTCTTCATGCTCAACAGGCAGTGATTCTTCGGAAAGTGAACATGAGATGGAAGACTGTGAAGAGACTGATGCAGTGagattcgaaaatgaagaaatcgatgCCACTGGCCGCGAAAATCCGGAAAATGTTCAGTTTGACAAATCGACAGCTGATGTCCCTATTAGTCCGGCACATGAGGGGACTGCAGATATGAGAGAGGAAATTGACAGTGAAGAGCACAAAAATTCAGACCAAATTCAAAGGAATGGTAGTTCGTTAACAGAAGTGTTTGCGGCAGAGCCCGAGCCAGAAACTGCTGTACCACAAGGCAGCAGTTCTGTCCGGCTGGAGAGTAGCGAAATGGACAGTGAAGAAAGTAAATAA